The Pieris napi chromosome 4, ilPieNapi1.2, whole genome shotgun sequence DNA segment TGTTTCCAAGTCGATAACGTCCATTTTGCCATATTTATCTGATTTAACTGTAACACAATTGTCACTACCAATTCCCATGAACGAAGATAACTTCTTAGTAGAATAATGTGCTAACTCGGATGTAAATAATACCAGGTTTGGTACTGAGTATACGCCTTTCGTCTGAaacgttaatatttttattatttgttgatTTATTAATGATTGTACGATGGTTTACTGTTCGATTAGCTAGTTAGATctgatagttaaatatttgtatgtgtgtgtgtagttCGCTTTTAGGTATAGAAAACaaagattaattaatatatataggtatgctataaaatatatgtgtaaaatgtaaatatttatatatatagtagctggtgcccgcgacttcgtctgcgcaggattaaaataatatgtgtccaaatgatgtagcgtgaaagaaatattttatccactttaaataccagaatcgataaaagtatctatttttatttaggaatcaatttattactaccaaatgtgcatgaaataaattatcaattttttgtaattatagtTCACTTTTTTGGCCATAATGGTAGATTTTTCCTACTTACTCGATATTTTGGACATTTCAtccaatatctttataaattatagcctatgtgttattctgatgtacTTAAGTTTCgttaaaatccattcagtagtttttaagtgaaagagtaacaaacatcctgGATGGATATTTACTTACTGTTACTTACCAtctttcgcgtttataatattagtaggatatatataaataggatAGTTTTTATCCTACTTAACCAGAAAAATTTacaaacttaattaataagtatttaataaacatattttaaacaaatattcctttaaaaaaatttaatgaatccATATTTCTACTGCATCATTATAATCATATCGtggtattttgtaattataaacttTGGATCTTATAAGCTATGTTTTTATGACTTCTACACGCAAAAGCAAAGCAGGTTAAGGTGACCATTGCCTATAAAGCAATTACAGACTATAGGCAGGTCTGTGGTACTAAATATGTGATTAGCTTTTAAtgaatactattattttatccACAAAATAAAGCATTCAGGAATAATATGATTATAATCATTATTCGTCAACGAGTTGGGAATTCAAAGGGCAACGAACcccaaaaaaagaaaattcaaaggaaaaactcgtaattaatattttatctacacGAAGATAGAAGAGAAATCTTGAATGTAATAAGACTGGCTGGCTAGAAATATGTACAGTATCTTACCTTGATCTGCGGAAACTGATGAAATCGCGCGCAGCTGATCGCATAACCATTAGAAATAGAGCCTCCAGGGCAAAAAATTCCATCTCCATCCGCCCACCCAACAATCTGTCTCATTTCTTTCAAAACTTCTTCCTCCATTAAGGTGAAGACTGGGGCCACTTCAAAGGTATACACGCTGGGGTTAAGAGCATCTGTCAACCACTGGCCAATAAGACCGTATGGATCCACGGAAGAGAAGAGCTGGTTTACGAAATACGGATGCGCCGTATTTACCGAATAACGAGCAACCTgaaaaataatggaaattaCAGAAATAGAAATAGCCTTTTAATATATCGTTAGAATGTCGTAGGATGGCGTCTAGACGAATAAGCAAATTGACATGGAATCTTCCGAAGCCCACTTCAGCTTTGAAGCTCTGAGAATAgcacaataataaatactaataaaatttgataccCACATCAGCCATAAACGTCAACAGTTGCTCATGAGACACGGGTTCTTCTCGAGGCTTTAAATCTATAATCTTCTTAATATCTTCAGGCGCAGCCCATTCCACAACCTTCGATGATCGATTGGATCTTGCGAAGACCACTCTCTCCATCAAAAAGTCCACAGCGCGTCGCAAAAAGTCCTCATGCTTTGACCTGTCTGTTAGGCTTTGGAAGAGGACTTCTTCTGTCTTTTCCTCCGCTACAATAACTGAATCGGcaggcatttttattttttttattcactgAACTCTGAACATAAAAGTTAAGCTGCAGTTTTACGCGTTGCGGGCGGCCGTGGCCATTTCCACTGTGATTTTGGTGCGCAGTTCCTCTCGTAGCCTTCTTAAATACATTCGAGATCAATTCACTTTATAAGGTTGTATGCGCtctatcaaattataaacaaattattcaatttaattgaataataagtTGAAATATGCATTGAAATTCAAGCAGAAACATTTACTGAATTGTACGATTTTATGAGTTTAAGTATCGAAGCTGAAAGGGATACAAATCAAAACATGATATGGTTTTATTCTAGCAGTAGCGTTCAAGAAGTTGCGTGATTTAAAGAATTCTACTTCAGTATAATATTGCTATACGCGAAAGTAAGAATTATGATTTCGAATGTAAACAGCATACGTAAATATAAAGGGAAGCAAatgtataacttttttttaatattcgttTGATTACACGATGCAAAAGacctacataataaaattaattatcaagATAACTAAGGCCACGAGAAACCTAAAGTTATAACgggttaaaagttaaaatgcATTTCCTCAACCTTGATATCTTATGGCCCTAATTAAACTGCATGGACTTGACCTTTGTTACATGGCTAATCAACTGCAAACGACCATCAAGATAGACTAAATTTGTTACAGTCATTATTTTGAGCGTGAGAAGGGCAATCAGCTTCTAGCCTAATtccaataattaatataaatttaaaagaacttCATATTTTCTAGAAGGTTTATTTACGATTCGATGCGtgcgttttattttattaaccaGTTTGTGCCCGAGTTTGTATCAACAATACCAGCCGAAAGTACTTAGATATTTCCGCAAACCACGGCTGTTAAATGAGCTTACAAAAATGCGAAATGTCTCTTTTagacttaatatttttgtatgattaaaaataaaagttttaaatttgaatcgttACAACGCAGAAACATTAATAGCCGTGGCGATTCATACaattgatattaaattgaCTGATTCCTCAATCAAGACCCCCTCCTAAtttgctatatttattttattaatgagaTAAGTGCACTTtcctaatttattttctcaagGGTAGAttaaaaagcattttatttttaagtaatttgtactttttaattatcagcATCATGacatagattatatttttaattttctcgtTACTCGGCCCAGGACAGCGctagttatattaattttcctATAAGGGAGTTAGCATCAcagttttcaaaaatattctcTTAAGGATGATGACCTTCTTTGCGATATTGAACTAAACGCCACCTAGTGTGATTTTATTCAGCACGCTGCGTTTGcttgtgtttatatattttgtaaattaataattcgaAGTCTAgcaaattattgtttagtcaTATGCTAATGCAACATTAATTTGTCTGcatattaatcaaataagttttatgcgaacataacacaaattaacaattatcaaTTCAGAGTTGACATAACCTATCATCCTTATCTGTCGTCTGTCATCATTCACTATGACTTAACCACTACGTAATCTGTGGCTAAATAAATCGCTACGGTCCACGagggtaaataaaaataataaagcaatTAGTATTGGTTATTTACTCACTAAatttcgaaattcaaaatttgaGTTAAACTTAATTCAATATctgaaactttaaatttagagAATATTGCCATGAGTGATGGTCAATTTAGTGACTACGAGGAAGATTTAACTGCTAAGGTTAAATCTGTGCGGGTTAGTAATATTGAATCACataagtataaatttaatatattttaaatttaatactgtatttataatatgtattatatagtTTGCAGAAACAcctacttataaatatataagtactGACGATGACGATCTTGATTCAGATGATTACTTTTATGATTCCGATGATCCTACTCAAGGGTCaaggaaaaaaaacaatgttaaCCCTCAAGCTCCTACAAATAAAGTAACATCTTACCAGCCAACTGAAAAACTTTTCAAAAGATATATTAATCGAATTAATGTTGACCACTATGAACCCTCTGACAATACCCAAAAATTCATAGAAATGAATGACAGAAAAAAAGACAATGAGAGAATAAGAATAAAAGACAAACATGATCGAGCTACAGCAGAGCAGGTTATGGATCCAAGGACTAAAATGATCCTTTTTAAGCTTCTTAATAGGGGAAtcataaatgaaattaatggATGTATATCAACAGGAAAAGAAGCAAATGTTTATCATGCTACATCAAAAGATGGCAGAGACTTTGCtgttaagatttttaaaacatcaatTCTAATATTCAAAGACAGAGACAAGTATGTTTCAGGAGAATATAGGTTCAGAAATGGATATTGCCGTTCTAATCCTAGAAAAATGGTAAAAACCTGGGCAGAAAAGGAAATGAGAAACCTAGTCAGGCTGCATAATGCCCAATTAAATGTTCCTGAACCTATAATACTTCGGAGTCACGTGTTAGTGATGACATTTATGGGTGAAAATGGCTGGCCGTCACCAAAATTAAAAGATGTTGAGATATCACAAACAACAGCACGTACTCTGTATAGAGATTGTATTGTTATGATGTGGAAAATGTTCAATATATGTAAACTAGTTCATGCCGACTTGTCTGAATATAATTTGCTATACCATAATGGTAATATTGTTATGATTGATGTTTCACAATCTGTAGAACATGATCATCCACATGCCTTTGAGTTTTTACGTAAAGATTGTACAAATATATCTGAGTTCTTCAGGAAAAGAGGTGTTGCTACATTAACTGTTAAAGAgttgtttgattttattactGATACAACAATTAATGAGGCCAATTTAGAAGAATGTATGGAAAAATTATCAGAAAAAGTAGCTTCAAGAAACTTTGAAGAGATGACTGCCCAGGAGCAGATTGAAGAAGAAACATTCAAAAATGTGTATATTCCGAAGACTTTAACAGAGGTAATTGCCAAagtagaattttaaaaaaatggtagTGTTAACATGTAGTAAAAGAtagacatattttaaacattttttcataactactgttatgtttaatatatttaaaaaaaacaaaaaactcaACTGTTacttaatatgataaaaaaagttCACCACTTATGAGGTGACTTTTTCATCATATGACTATATTTGAACTATATTTAATCATGTTACATTGTATGTTTCAGGTTATAAACTATGAGCGCGATATAAATAAAGCTAAAAAAGGTGATACAGCAGACttaatatacaagaaaatagcCGGTTTCAATGAAGACTTAAGTACTGTGGATAAACCAGACATCTTGCAAGATGACAACATATCTGAAAATGGATCAGGAAGCGATTCTGAGAGCAATGAAGATGATGATAATAATGGTAATTTGCATGCTTCATTATCTTCTGTTTTGCATACAACTATTACTTGgtagaagtaaaaaaaaaacaaaattacgaaTTGAAAAccttgattgattg contains these protein-coding regions:
- the LOC125048609 gene encoding serine/threonine-protein kinase RIO1; protein product: MSDGQFSDYEEDLTAKVKSVRFAETPTYKYISTDDDDLDSDDYFYDSDDPTQGSRKKNNVNPQAPTNKVTSYQPTEKLFKRYINRINVDHYEPSDNTQKFIEMNDRKKDNERIRIKDKHDRATAEQVMDPRTKMILFKLLNRGIINEINGCISTGKEANVYHATSKDGRDFAVKIFKTSILIFKDRDKYVSGEYRFRNGYCRSNPRKMVKTWAEKEMRNLVRLHNAQLNVPEPIILRSHVLVMTFMGENGWPSPKLKDVEISQTTARTLYRDCIVMMWKMFNICKLVHADLSEYNLLYHNGNIVMIDVSQSVEHDHPHAFEFLRKDCTNISEFFRKRGVATLTVKELFDFITDTTINEANLEECMEKLSEKVASRNFEEMTAQEQIEEETFKNVYIPKTLTEVINYERDINKAKKGDTADLIYKKIAGFNEDLSTVDKPDILQDDNISENGSGSDSESNEDDDNNETKFKNSARPRDESPNTKKARKKAFKEEQAERRKTKTKKHIKKRRDKGNSKK